In one Silene latifolia isolate original U9 population chromosome 10, ASM4854445v1, whole genome shotgun sequence genomic region, the following are encoded:
- the LOC141605681 gene encoding glutathione S-transferase L3-like yields MANNIVSEQVLPPILGSNSEPPPRSDGATRLYTAYTCPYAQRAWIALNFKGLQDKIQLVPISLDDKPAWYKDVYPPAKVPALEHNNEVKGESLDLLKYLDTHFEGPSLFPDDPAKKEFAEEMFTYSGTFGGAVFSCLKGGSETEMKAAFDMLEEALSKFDDGPFFLGQFSAVDIAYAPFIERFQPLLLELKKYDITTGRPNLTTWLEELNKVEAYKQSNYDINEILSSFKRRALGI; encoded by the exons ATGGCCAACAACAT CGTAAGTGAACAAGTTCTTCCACCAATTCTGGGTTCCAACTCTGAACCACCTCCCCGTTCTGATGGTGCCACCAG GCTTTACACTGCTTATACATGCCCTTACGCTCAGCGTGCCTGGATTGCCTTAAATTTCAAG GGTTTGCAAGATAAGATCCAGTTAGTTCCCATTAGTCTTGATGATAAACCAGCTTGGTACAAGGATGTTTACCCCCCGGCTAAG GTGCCTGCTTTGGAACACAACAATGAAGTCAAGGGAGAGAGCCTTGATTTGCTCAAGTATTTAGATACTCACTTCGAAGGACCTTCCCTTTTCCCTGAT GATCCTGCTAAAAAAGAATTTGCTGAAGAGATGTTCACCTATTCTGGCACATTCGGTGGAGCTGTGTTCAGTTGCCTTAAAGGAGGCTCGGAGACTGAAATGA AGGCTGCATTTGACATGCTGGAAGAAGCTCTTTCCAAATTTGATGATGGACCTTTCTTCCTTGGCCAATTCAGCGCA GTAGATATTGCGTACGCTCCTTTCATAGAACGGTTCCAGCCCCTGCTGCTAGAGTTGAAGAAGTATGACATTACAACTGGGAGACCCAACTTAACTACTTGGCTCGAG GAACTGAACAAAGTGGAAGCGTATAAACAATCAAATTATGACATTAATGAGATCCTTTCAAGTTTTAAGAGGCGTGCATTG GGCATTTAA